The Alligator mississippiensis isolate rAllMis1 chromosome 11, rAllMis1, whole genome shotgun sequence genomic interval agccctgtgcctggtcccctGCATCTGTTCGCACAAGGGAGCGCAGAGCAAGCCCAGTGAGCCCGGCAGGGGTGCAGCTGTgagaagagccccagtgccatgtGCACAGCTCCACACAGCGCACACCGTGCCTGTTTCTCGTGTTGGCACCAGTGGAAAAAAGTGGCTGTGGCAAAGTGGGCGACTGcactgggcatttcctccccttgcccttgaTTTGGGGAGTGCCCGGGCTGCCCTGAGGGACACCCATCCCCAGGTGCATGGGCAGTGGCCTCTGAAGAGCTGGGAATGTGATGGTGGTCTCCTGGGTCTGACCCCAAATAGAAGAAGTCTGttcccgtcccctctgccttcacATGAACAAGGGACTGTGCCCCTGTCATGGGTGGAGCCAGGATCTGGCCAGGATTTCTTCTCATTGGTACCACTAAGGGGAGCTTGGCAGCCATAAAGAGAAAGGGAtcccagggccagagcctcagGACAGATTTGGGAGCCTGAACCAAATGCAAAGAGGATTCGGAGACCCAATGTAAAAGGAGACGGCGAGTTCAGAGCTTACCATCAAGTTGGACAAGTTTAGCAGATGCcttgtttctttatttgctttctagGGTCAAGAGCTGTCAGGGGCAAGgttcctactgctgctggtgcattgcatgagatgggagctgagcaagggggcaggctgcagccaataAGAAAGATCGGGAAGAGGAGAGCGGTGGGTGCAGATGACCGGCAGGCCTGGACGGCATATCATTCAAACTGCTGTGCTGAACTGGTCAGGAGGGTGCAGCAATGGCCAGGCTTGCAGAGATGTGCCGTGCACTTGCTGGACCACAGAGGCCACCAGCGAGGCTGAGGCATGGCGAGGCAGGCTGTGGAGatgctgctggagagggaaacgTAGCAGTCTCATAACAATCCTTACCCAGGAGTGCTGACCATCCTAAAGAGGTGCTTTGTATTAGCTCCCGTGCCCAtaccttcttccctctccaggcCCAGGCTGACTTACCCCAGGGTCAAGCTCAGGTTTCCCATGCTAGGGCTCGGCTGTAGTCAGCTTGCTCAGGGGCTCCtgccggaggctgctggagcagcctgaactggggtaggggcaggggcaggggcaggggctgggttttggCTAGGGGCTGAGAACAGGCAAATGTGGAGCTGTCTGTCTGCTCGGGATGAGTAGGACTCCCTGTTAGTGCTGTATTGCAGTGGGTCGCCTCCTCCACGCTGCTAAGAAGCTGGATGGAGCCTGAGGGCCCCACCTGGAGTTGGATCCGGGAGGTGTTTTGGCAGCAAGGCAATTTGCAGCAGGACCAGTGACGGGGTTTTGGGACTTCTAGGCCAGtcactggagccaggctgtgcggggtctcctgcaggagcagctgagcgCGGGTTAGGGTCAGGTTTGGGACCAGGGttaggagcaggaaagggataGAGGTGTCTTCCTGCTTGGAGTTGGTTGGTCTCCCGGAGATGTATTTAGGGCAcggtgggagagggcagcccaCATGCACAAGCTGGACCCTAGAGCACCCCAGTGGGGCATGgactgggagagctgccagcattggggttggCATTTTGAGTGGCAGGGGCCTTTTGCTGCAGGGCTATTTTGGCAACTGGGGATGTATCGGCTGGTGtctcccatgccacctgtgggttTCCCAGGACAGGTCCTGTCAGGAGGTGTCTCAGGCACTGCTTCCTGGGGTTGCTGAAGCAGCCTGAGcaaggctttgggggcagggttggtgcatggccctgtgcctggtccccGGTGTCTGTGCAaagaagggagcacagagcaagcccagggagcccagcaggggtatAGCTGTGAGAAGGGCCCCGGTGCCGTGCACACTGCTCCATGCAGTGCGCACGGCAAGCCTGTTTCTCGTGTTGGCACCGGTGAAAAACAAAGTAGTTATGGTAAAGTGGGAaactgggcatttcctccccctgccctcaattTGGGGGAGCACCTGGTCTGTCCTGAGCGACACCCATCCCCAGGCACGTGGACAGTGGCCCTGGGGGACATGGCGGTGCCGCGGGGGGCTGCGGCgctgggtgcggggtggggggcgatgGAGCTGGTCCCCGGGCGTTGCCGCGGCAGCGTTCGTATCATCGCGGCGCCGCGGGATTCCAGGCAGTTGCCGGCGGAGGCTGGAGCGGTGCTGccgggcgcccggggtctgcacaGACGGGTAAGTCGGCTGCGGAGAGCGCTGCCCCTCTTGTGCCCCCGCCTGAGGCAACGCGGGTGTCGAGAGGAGGCCTCTTGCCCCAGGGGTTGTCAGAGTCAGACGTGAAAGAGCCGCGGGGCCGgcgccctcctgctcctggacgaGGTGTCCCAGGGGGACGCGGCCCGATGGGGTGGGAtttgcaccagccccaccagcgATGGGACCgggaagggcagtgggacccGATCCTGCAGGTTGTGTTCAGCCAAGAGCGGGCACCAGGTCTGCGCCTTTCCCTCGGGGGTGGTTTGTGCCTGTGTAAAGCCCggagggaggaaacggagccgagCCCGGccgagctgccccagcccagacacctggagatggggtttctcctcctttttaatgAAGGGGAGAATTGAAGAACAACCCCATACCGATTAATTTATTCCTTGAAATCACAGTCCAGGGGGAAGAGTAAGTATTTCCTCCATGTTCATGTGATTTTTATGTCCCGTCTTGTTTCTGTTAGTAATCATCAGGCGCCGTTTGGAGAGCGACAGCAGAACCGGTTTCGTGGAGGATTTCGCTCTGCGATCTCTCAGCCCGGAGTGAGCAGGTCAGGATCGGTCCTTGGGCAACGCTGCCGGAGACGCCGGCAGGGGtcgagctgggaggggagcgaggggcTCTTGTGCTTTCAGGCCTGTGGCCCGCGTCCAGAGAAAGTGCGACGCATCAAGACGGAGCCGACAGGACCCTGCCCTTGGCGTGAGGGGCTGAGTAACGCTCCCTGCAGTCATGTGTGTAgggtgcaggagctgggcatgctctggatgccaccccctgctgaggccatgatgagAAATGTTTCTCCTTGAACTCTGCATGTTTTATCTCCAATCCAGAACATCATTTCTCACACCGGTGTCGTACCTCTTCCCAAAGCTACCTGGGAcagggctcccctccccgccaggatggctggagcgcggtgcacagccagtgtggaCTGGACCCCGGTTACAATCCACTTAGAGCCACCAGTCTTGATGGCGCAGAGCAGGACACTTGGTCTTTCCTGGGCACCAACACGCATGGAGtaaagctgcaggcacaagccagTAGCGCCTGTGATGTGGAACAAGGCCAGCGCAGGGTGGCAGGACTTTCTGTTGGGTGGCAGGAAAGGGCCAGGAAGAGAAGATCAGGGAAGAAGAGGGGTCCTGGCATGGGCAAACAGAGAGGGGACtaggcgggggggaggagaggtgtagttttgttttgggggaagaggctgtgcaCAAGGATGGCTTCCAACAGGATGACATAGTCCCTTTCAGGGGTAGGCGTCCCCCCATCGACGGCAGCGACTGCAGCTTGAGGCGGCGAGGGACATCCAtcggaggagaggcaggagacctTAGTCCAGAGCCGGAGGGAGGAGTGCGGCGTCACCAGGGCCTGTGAGCACCCGcccagcagcgctccatcccccagggcaggtgaggggcctgcAGCGCCGGGGGGGCTTCCCGTCTCTGTGCAGGAAATGTAGAAACGGGCAGAAAATCCAGCCCCTGcaatgtgggcactcagcccctggtGCTCCCTCACACCACTTCCAGCGGGTTGGAGACATccccaggtgctgaagctccccacccctcccagcccagccagtgctgcccagactgagcgtgcagggagccccaagccgtggcgctgctgggctcctgcaggtcCCAGGCAAATGGCCCCTGTCCTCCTCTCCTTGGCATTCCCAAATGCATGGGCACTCAGCCCATGGCCAGTCACGTGGGGTGAGAGGGGAgtagaggagcagggagctgtgtgtccaAACTAGCTGCAGGTCTTGGACCCTACGACAAgggctctccccacctgccaaccctagtgccagggaggctgtggataTGGCTGTAACCCAGGGtttgcctgcctgtgtcttggatgagcagaggagggggtggataCGTGTGAAGGGGATGCTTTGAACCCCAGTGATAATTGCCCCTGTtgggtgccaggatggacaggctgcggCAGGTGCTCAGGAGGAGGTCGGCCAAGGTGCTCTccatgggagaggagagcagcagggagcctgggcaggaggagcggGGCCCCACCTGCCGTGATGAGGAGGGGCCCATCAGGGCAAGGAGGTGGctgtgccccatctgctgccGAAGTAAACTGGCAGCTCCCagcggcaggggaaaggagggaaagaaatcagCCACCTCCAAGTCCAGATGGAGGTGGCCATGGgtgcgcctgggcaggcgggagccagCGCCATCACAGCTCCCGGCACCCGAAGAGCCGTGCAGCTCCCCTCCTGGGTcatggggcagcctggagcccggccctgcagccccgcagcaggaggcagccccgtGCCGAGCCGGGGACGAgggcccagctgccctggggcaggagctgagccaggcccacagcagcccctgcctgagccgcAGCTCCTCCTGGGATGACTGGCACACGTCCCAGGAGTCCGGGagcaccagcaccagctcctcctcctcctcctcctcggactCTGAAAAGTCCCAAGAGGCCCAAAGCACCAGCACGagcacaagcagcagctcctcctcggagGACAGCGATAGCTCGGAGGAGTCCAACACCACCAGTTcgaccagcagctcctcctcggagGACTCCAGTAGCTCCCTGGAGTCTGGGACCAGCCCGGCCCCCGGTGCCACCTGCACAGGTGAGGGGAGCCGCTGGGGCCAGAGGTCTCAGCACCTTTCACTAAGTGAGGCCACTTGGACCCtccatggggccgggcagggggatcctggccaaggtgagggggctgagccgcacacctccctggcacgtcctggggcagacaggggaccctagtgctggtggtgggagcacgacACCATCTCTTCCCCCAacacccacttcccttcccctcaggggCACACGAGtgacctctcccctttcctccgtgtgcagtgattcccagcccagccggcgaggagctggaggaagaggaggaggaagaggaggaggaggaggaagatggaaggtccccggaagaagctgccctcctccttgtgaagaaacacctgCAGGACCCCGGGGAGGTATGAAACTGCCCCAGCGGAGCCGGCACCCAGTCAGTCTTCCATTCCCCCATgcggcccatggcaggaggtcaccCCCTGGGACCCAGAGCCCGCAAGGGAGCCCCGGGGCGCTGCTCGAGGTGGGTGTTTgtgaagccccagctgggtccctccctccacggacactgccctgctctttaCAACACCTGCCCCGAGGAGATGCATCTCAGCtccgtgggggcagaggaggcctgagtcccacagggggcttgcggaggagcaggaggctcctggctaagagcctgctttagccctggtctcgctcctggtagatgctggacgggaaggacaggcagcgcttcctgctggccatcatcaGCCTGACCATCGCCGCGGACCAGAGCAGAGAggtggctgtggagctggaggaCCTGAAAGCGGCCGTGCTGGAGAGGATCGTGGTGAGTAGCACgggatggtgtggggagagggaaggagaggaaatgttGTCTCGTGAcaccaggaaggaggggagaggtggagcgGGATAAGAGAGAGAATGGCAGGCGCGCCTTTTCCTGGGCATGACATGGGGGTACTAGATGAGGGAGATAGTGGTCGATTCCTGACCTGGATGTTGAGCGTTGGGCAATCCTgcatctggagggcaggggagggtgggatcaggagaggtTTGAGTGCCATGCTTGCAAGGCCgtgggaggcagagggccagcccagctgggtgggtgggagggggctggttgggatcctgctgcctgcgcctgcagcactgggtggtctCCCGTGGGGGATGTGGCTGATCCTTACCTCCCCGTCCCCTTTGGGGCTCACAGGACCTGATGGAGACCATCTCAGTGGAGGGCGACCGAAAACACATCCTGGCGTACAGCATAGACGCCATCCgctgcctcaggtacagggacCTCTGCCTGACTCTCCTGACTTTGCTGTGGGCCAGGGGGATCCCCACTGCTCAGGCCCAGCTTTCCAGgctgtttcctgcccaccccagtgccaccgccGCCCCACATAGCTCAATCTGACgcaggctcctctctcctcacagcGACCCGAAgctcagcctggagccagcgctgGAGTCGCGCCTCCTGCGGGCCGCCGTGGAGAAGAGCTTCCTGGCCATAGGGCGTGAAACCCATCGAAACCAGGtaggtgcccctgccactgccaggtcccaCAAGCCACCCCCTGGCAGGAGCGGCCCCAGGCTCCGTGGCACTGACCCTCGGGTCTGCCTCCCCTTTCAGGTCGTGCAGCGACTGTACGAGGAGTACCTGGAGGGCCTGCTGTGCTGCGTCTTGTCCagcgcccccagcctgggcaagctctactccatctgggaggtgagcaccgtgcagaggggctgggctcgggccgggacagctcctgccctgtgcactgcagcaagcCTCTCTCAAAGCATAAGGAAGATGGTCAAGCCCGAGCTTGAAACCTGGGTCCTGAGGAGGAGGACCCCAAGGCTGCTGGGTTcggcagggcatgtgccctcatcttaacatcttcctcccacagcactttACATCGTGGACTGAGGCGCCGGATGCCCAGCACCGTGCACTGGGCATGAAGATCATGACCGGCGCCATTGCCTttgctgtgcagctcctcccacaatttgaggtcagtgagccccttccttccccagtgtcctggtcccctgcctttgccagggccctcctgggagagtggggtcaaagctggacaaggagcttcactccagggctttgcttctgcctcagtggtgccccTGACTCTTTACGGGTCTCTTTTCCATGGCCTGCTCTGGGCATGGTCAGCCCTGGACATGGGGCCTACTAGCCCTGGAGCATGAGGCACGGGGAGTGATCCTGGGGCCCCGAgcaagtccctgggctgcaggttcccatgggaagagagggctgtcatgctctggcactgtggtctctgccttcctgccctgctgctgggtaATGCggagaggtggagagagagaactgTGCCTGGGGATgtattggggaaggaaggtgggacaTGCATGAACTGCCTGATCCTCTCCCCCTGCTTAGGGCTCCTCTGACATactggaggtgggggacatggcagcCCGCCTGGGTCTGTCCATCAACGACCCGGAGGAGACCAtcagctgcaaggccagggcgTGCATGTATTTGCTGGCTCAAATCCTCCTTCATCAGAGGGGTAAGGAGACCCAGCTGGAGTACAAGGCTCCGATGCCAGCAGTTTCCCTCCAAAAGCCTGGTCCCAGGTGCTGGGCCAGACGCTTTGTCTCCATCTGTCCATTCCCAACCTGGGAACAACTCAGGGTGTCGGCGTTAATGATTTGGGCCTCTTCACCTCAGCGCCGAGCTGTGGTACTgcagcctgtgctaatgcacccATCCTGGGTGTCTCATGCGGGAACCAGGGagcccatccccaggcccccagcccagaCTGGTCCCAGGACACGTGGTGTCCATTGACTCCTGCAGAACAATGAccttcctgctggggccctgcccttcatggtgccagaagggcagccagagccccactgGGTGGACATTGAGCACCAAAGCTAGGATGGCAGCTCAGAGCCATGTGTCTCCACTTGTCCTAGGCCAAGACATGCGAGGGGCAGAGGAGCTGCGGTGCAAGCGCCAGAACGATCAGAGCCAGGTCCAGAAGTACAGGGACCTGGCGAGAGTGGGAGAGGTGAGGCTGGTGTGTGTGATGAAGGGGTTCGGAGAAAGGCTTGGTGTTtgtctccagctggcaggggtcttccTGCGGTGGGTTACAGCCTTGCAAGTGTCCAGGGCAATGTGGTGCCAGCGCCAGAGATGGAGCCTGTGTGTGGGTTGTAGCCAGCCTTGTGTTCTCCTGTTTCAGGGGCTGAGAAAGAtcttgctggaggagcaaagGAGAGCTTTCCTGCAGAGGGCCCTTCATGCAGTTCGCAATGGACCGATGCAcatcagccaagctgggctggttTTCCTGTATGCAATCTTGGGGGAAGCCGGCCGCTTGATGGGGCACAAGGTCAGCAGCCACGTTGGGGAGTGCGGGAAGGGAGGAGAGCGAGCTCACGGCCCCTCGGCTCTGTTCCACGTAAAGTTGCTGTCGTCCCATCACGACCTGTTGTGTGGGGACAatgtggagcagagagaggtcaCTACACACCGGAGTCTGAGCTCTAGCTCACGGTGGGGTCCATTTGTACTTCGCAGACTAACTCAATTAGTGACCTGCCCCTGTCTGTAAGATGCAAATCTCCCTTGCCTTCTGAGCAAACTGGCCTTGAGGAGAACGGGAGGCCTGCCAAGTGCCTTGGAGAAAGGAATGAATTAATCTGCCTAGGCAGGATGGCACCAGCCTGTCCTTTGCACATGTCATGCCCCTGAGGGTCAAGGTCTCTTGCCAGGCCCAAAGATACACAGCGTGTTCCCTCAGGACAAGCTTCCCATTCCCAGTCTGCAGTCAGGAGTCTTTAGGAGGTGCACAGGTCCCCGCATGGCTCCATTTCTTCTCCTGCCCACGATCCTGTGCTTGCTCTAGGGAGAACGGAGGATTCAGGCACTTGGCGCTGCTGATCTGCCccattgcccagagcccagagctgccaccctcTGTCTTTACCGCGATTCTCAGAAAAATGTTGCTCAAGGAACCTGCCCCCCATTTCCCTGAGCTGTTGCCAAGACCCCTTGGTTTCagtccaatccctgccccatgacccctccccacatcccctgtcCTTTCTGGGTGTAGGACAGGCTATGACCAGCTCTTGTACCTctgcaggagaaagaaatccCCATCAGGGTCCTGAATAAGGTCTTCATTATCACCTACCTGAAGGAGCTGCCTAAAGATCTGcaagggcacagcctgctggtcaCCTCCTCCAGCGCCATCGCCTCTCTCCAGCCGCCCACACTTGCTCCTGCAGGtactgtcctgtcccctctgccgctggggagcagggagcagtgggaagggaggggaaggctcTTGGCACTAACACAAACCTGCTCCCTGCCGCGTGTGGGcaattctcccctctgccctacaGAGTCCTGTCCTAGGATCCGTCCTCCGCaggtctttcctttctttcctctcaatggcaggagcc includes:
- the LOC132244177 gene encoding uncharacterized protein LOC132244177, which encodes MDRLRQVLRRRSAKVLSMGEESSREPGQEERGPTCRDEEGPIRARRWLCPICCRSKLAAPSGRGKEGKKSATSKSRWRWPWVRLGRREPAPSQLPAPEEPCSSPPGSWGSLEPGPAAPQQEAAPCRAGDEGPAALGQELSQAHSSPCLSRSSSWDDWHTSQESGSTSTSSSSSSSSDSEKSQEAQSTSTSTSSSSSSEDSDSSEESNTTSSTSSSSSEDSSSSLESGTSPAPGATCTVIPSPAGEELEEEEEEEEEEEEDGRSPEEAALLLVKKHLQDPGEMLDGKDRQRFLLAIISLTIAADQSREVAVELEDLKAAVLERIVDLMETISVEGDRKHILAYSIDAIRCLSDPKLSLEPALESRLLRAAVEKSFLAIGRETHRNQVVQRLYEEYLEGLLCCVLSSAPSLGKLYSIWEHFTSWTEAPDAQHRALGMKIMTGAIAFAVQLLPQFEGSSDILEVGDMAARLGLSINDPEETISCKARACMYLLAQILLHQRGQDMRGAEELRCKRQNDQSQVQKYRDLARVGEGLRKILLEEQRRAFLQRALHAVRNGPMHISQAGLVFLYAILGEAGRLMGHKEKEIPIRVLNKVFIITYLKELPKDLQGHSLLVTSSSAIASLQPPTLAPAATPADHLNPDSTSMREDDLPNLTGSPMATEKSCNSAEATTHVTD